The Corvus hawaiiensis isolate bCorHaw1 chromosome 1, bCorHaw1.pri.cur, whole genome shotgun sequence genomic sequence ATTTTACGATTATCACATTCATGTAGATGTTCTGTGCCAGGCTTAGCTTTCTCCCATGTTCAGATACTGCCGAAAGATTTCTTAAGGTATTTCACGGAAAGCCAACCAAACCCATGTGGCGATACCCCAGGTGATCCCCTGTAAAACGCCACGAGAAGCACCAGTTGTGTGCAAGGAGCGTGTCTGGAGCTTTTGGAGTCGGGctggtgttttgggtttttccacaTGGGAAAATGTAGTGCGTTTGCACTGAATGTCCTTGTCTGCCCTTGAGATGGGAGGTGTCTCAACACCTCGGATTGTCGTGATcatctccccttttcctctgcttcGGGAGAGACCGACCCTCCAACAGGACCTGGGGAGAAGGGTCCTGATGGCAGCCTTCAGGGAGACGTCTATAAAAAGAGTCACGCCTGCTGCCCATTGcgtatgcaaagaaaaaaaaaaaaggaagggggggcgttaaaaaaaaaagcggAAAAACCTCTCTAAACAAACAGCGGGATCGCACGGCTACTGCCAGAGGTCCCGAGATGTCAAGAGGTCCCGGGAGCAGCACAAAGGACGGGACAAGACCGCTGAGAGTCCCTTCCCATCCCGGCCTTTCTGCTCCCTCCGCCGCGGTGGGATTGCCCCCCTCCACACCCTCCAGGTGGTCGCCCCGGGCCGCCGGGGCAGGGAATTGGGCGTTTCACTGCGGCCGCAAGGCTCCTTCCAGCTCGTTAAAATGCCCGCATGCCCCTCATGCGGAAAGGGATCTCTGTCAGTCGCTGTAGATCGAGATCTAAATCCAGGCACCCTGGAACTGACGGAGGAAAGTCCTCCAGGGCTTAAGGAAACGCACTTTTACAATACTGGAGGGATTTGTTTAAGTTTCAGTCTCGGCTTTAATTGAAAAAACGCTTCTCATCTGCAGAAcctcagaggagaggaaagagccTGGAGCACGCAGTTAAAAAACggaggaaaagaacagaaaaagaacaaaagggggggggggggggggaagggactccAAGATAACCGTAAACATTTATCTTTCATATTTGTCTCCCATTTTCTTAACTGGTTTAGTCTAACTTATTTCATTTAGCTCACGAAGCAGAGGGAACTGTGTTATGAACATGAAACTGAAACCGCAATAATGAAGAGATTTCCTAGAATAAAAACTATGATTATACAACAACATCTGAGTAACCAAATCTGCCAAAAAGTTTAATTTCCGTATACTTTGGTAAAACAAACCAGTTGTGCTCCGAAACTAGGATCAGCTCAGAAATGGATACACCAACCAAAATAAACATCTCCACAAAACACCAAATGCACTTCTGTTTAATCACAGGCAAtttaaatcattttttaaagtatcagGATCACGTCTTGGAGACTTTTTAATGGTGTGTTTCGAACAAGCATCTGCTGCGAAGAAGAGGACGTTGCTAACAGGTAGAAGATGGAATGTGTTAGCCCCGATTCTCGTATCAGAACTGTGTCGAGTCAGGATTGAAGCAGCACGCGGCTCTGCCACACGGCTGTCTTTCCCGGCTTTGCTTCATTGTCTGTCCTGTCTCGCACCGCGGAGAAACCCGTGACACCCTGGTACATCGTGACATCTTGTGTTGGGAGTAAACGATTTTTCCCACTCGACTAAAAGTGATGATCGAAACGAACTGTCTGAATCGGGGGCAGGATAGAGTGATTTACAGGCAACGATCCTCCCCCTTGCCTTTAGTTCCTTTGGTCTCCTGAAGATCGCAGAGATTATTTGGACGCGTCACCTGAAGATGACATTTAGACAGACATCCCGCCGAGGAAGGTGAAAAAGCACCCTCCCTCGCCTATCTAGAGCAAGGAAAGATGTTTATATATAAAACCAcggatatttaaaaaaaaaaaaaggcagaataagTCGTTACAACGAGATCAGGAATCGCACATCGGCCTCCCTGCCTTTCCAGggaacaacagaagaaaaaaaaagataagaagTAAgaagatagatagatagatagatagatagataaattcaattttcttccttcttatttttctttcttttttttttttttttttttttagttatggGAACAATTTAAACTGATGCCTCAGGAAAGGTAAACATGGTCTATGGACCGAGCgattattttttctattaaaaatgtgTCGTAAACATTGCCGGGCTTGGTAGTGTTTTTCTTAGCTTATCCTCAGATACAATCAAGCCATTTTCGGACACATTCCCATGTATGTAGCAGTGGTGATCTGGAGGAAGCTGTCGACGCCTGTTCAGTTAATTTAGGTTTTCTTTGTCTAATTACTGTGGAGCTTAGGGAAAAGGAGCCGGGCTCAGGGCAGTAAACTGACACTTGGGCTCTGTGTGTGGTATCCAGGCAGAGTTTGATGGAAAAAGCCTGCTTCCACTCAACTGCAGGTCACTGTCTGGGACCAGCCCCACCCCCTCTTTGCCCGTACCCACCAGCGAGCTCTCAGCACGGAGCTGCACTGGAGACAGacggacacacagacacacacagagcactgcaGGCACGCTGACACGGCGTCCCGCTCTGCTCGCGTCCTTCCCACCCCCGTTCCTGTGCTCCAGCATCCCTGTCTGCTctgcctcttgtcctgctgCCGTCCTCCTTGAGTCTCCAGTTTGATTCTGGAGCCTCCTCCATCATTCGTGAGCAGGCCTGTGCCTCCGCCGGCCTGCCCCCTCCGGCGCCCCGTTTCCTCCGGCAAACGGCGTTCGCCAGCACGCGTGACCCACCCGCTGCACCGGGGGGAACGTCCCCGGGGCGTGGAGGGAGGGCGCATCCCTGGTCCTCGGACTCTACCCCTGCTGCTCTATAAAATGAATGACATTTTACAGGGCCATGGGAGGTGGCAAGGGGGAGCGAAAAGCCTTAAAAAACAGATGTCTTGTAGGCTTGAGGAGCAGTAAACACTGCTGCCTCGGGCTCCGCAGGGTGGGCGACCCCCTCACACCCATCTACACCCGCACCCGAGCGGATCAGCGCCCGTGTGTCCCGGCACGCACCGGCGGAACTAAGGGCTGGCAGCCGCTCGCGTCGCCTCGGGGCCGTGTCGGGAGCAGAGAGCAAAGCGGTGCCTGTGGGGCCGAGGGAACCCCGGGAAGGCGATAAGAGGGACCGGTGCGAGGCCGGCAGCGGGAGCGAGCCGGGACTGGTgccgcagcagcagcggcagcaacagcagcagcagcagcagcagcagcagcagcagcagcagcagcagcgcttCTTGCCCAGATGACGGGTGGACAGAGGCCAGCTGGAAAAGGGGTGGTCTCTTTCTCCCCCCTCTCgctccccctctctctctctctgtctctgctgaTTTCTCGGCCGGATTTAGGGGGGTCTgcggggaaagggaaaaaaataatagcaagATTGAAGGAACTGATAGGCGATCGCGCTGTGCCTTTTacgtaaaaaaaaaagtatatatgaAAGAGTAACAGTGCGGAAGAGATTGGGGGGCGGGGGACAGGCTCTTGCGCTTCCTCTTCTTGCCGGATTAGGCAGCGGGATGGTCCCCAGGTggggggcagaggaggaagcGGAGCGGCGCTGAGCGGAGCCTccgcgggcggcgcggcgcagggagggagggggccggaccagggccggggccggggccggggccgggccggtcCATCCCGCCCAGTGCCTGGCTCCGGCGGAAAGCAGAGGAGCCATTGCGCAAGGGACCGTGGGGAGGGATGCGCAGGGCGCTGCCGCAGCCCCACCGCCGCCCGCCGCGCTGAGGAGGTGCCCGGAGGACAGCGgctcccacccccccccccctcccccttcaGGGCACCTCCCGCCCCGGTACCCACCCCGCCCGGctccccccctttccctcccagccTCACCCCACCCTGCCCCATTCCCCTCCCTCCGCCAGATGACCACCGAGAGCGGGCAGCAGCGGCTGGAGCCCCCCGTCCCTCTCCGCTCCTGCAGCCCGGCTCCCGGAGCTCTCCAGATGAGCCGGCCGCCTTCCTCCGCCCTGGAGACCtccacctcctcttcctccacctccacctcctcctcctcctcctcggcggcggcggcgtcCTCCAAGAGCAAGAAGGCCAGTTCGGGGCTGCGGCGGCCCGAGAAGCCCCCCTACTCTTACATCGCCCTCATCGTCATGGCCATCCAGAGCTCGCCCTCCAAGCGCCTAACCCTCAGCGAGATCTACCAGTTCCTGCAGGCCCGCTTCCCCTTCTTTCGCGGCTCCTATCAGGGCTGGAAGAACTCCGTGCGCCACAACCTCTCCCTCAACGAGTGCTTCATCAAGCTGCCCAAGGGCCTGGGCCGCCCGGGCAAGGGCCACTACTGGACCATCGACCCGGCCAGCGAGTTCATGTTCGAGGAGGGCTCCTTCCGACGGCGGCCCCGCGGCTTCAGGAGGAAATGCCAGGCGCTGAAGCCCATGTACCGCATGATGAACGGGCTGGGCTTCGGCGCCTCCATCCTCCCGCAGGGCTTCGACTTCCAGGCGCCCCCCGCTTCCCTCGCCTGCCACTCCAGCGGCTACAACCTCGACATGGTGCCCAACGCCATGGCCAGCGGCTACGAGGGACTCAGCGGCGGCCACCACGTCCCACACATGTCTCCCAACCCCGGCTCGACCTACATGGCCAGCTGCCCGGTGACTGCCAACGGGGACTACGGCCccgacagcagcagcagccccgtgCCCTCCTCGCCGGCCATGGCGAGCGCCATCGAGTGCCACTCGCCCTACACGAGCCCTTCGGCTCACTGGACAGCCTCGGGGGCCTCGCCCTACATAAAGCAGCAGGGCCTCCCCGCCGCCAATGCCGCCTCCTCCGGCATCCACTCCAGCGTGCCCTCCTactccctggagcagggataCCTGCACCAGAGCCCCCGCGATGACCTCTCAGGTAGGGCGcggaggggcggcgggggcggcggggagcgcGGCGCCGGAGGGGGTTTTCGCCGGCGACAAAGGTTTCGCGCGGGGAAGCCCGGACCACTACAGTGTCGGAAAAAAGAGGTGCATtgtctgcgagagggaaaaaaatacgcGTGGGTTGGAGCTGTTCTGTTTCGGGACAGGGGGGCTGTTTGAGGGGGGCGGCTGTGGGCACGGCTGCGAGCATCCCTTCTGCTTGCCCAGTGCCAAGAAGGAGCACTCCGAGGAAAGCCCGGCTTCGtccccgctccgccccggcTCGCGCGTCCCCCTCCCGGTGCCAGCGACATGtgcgcggcggcggcagcggcttTGGCCCCTCCGCCCCGTGCTGCGGCTTCGCTTCGCGGGGAGCGCCGCCGGGCATCGCCGCCGCCTCGGTAAACCGCGCTCCGCGGAGACGCGCCGCGGGAGTAATCAAATAAAGGCATCAAATATTACCCTCTATACCCTacggggggaaaaaagggaattaaaaaaacaaaacaaaacaaaaaacaacctcTAACACCAAAACCACCCGCTTATCTTAAAAAATGCTAGGGAGATTAAAGCGGATCGAGTATTTTTCTGCAACCAGAGGGAAAGAGTTTTCTGGTCGCTGTCTCCCACCCCCTCATCCCCTCCCCGGCCGGTGATTACAGACAATGTCTGCTCAGAAAAATCCGAGCACAAAAATGGGTAAAAGATGTTGGGCTCTTACGGGGAATTTTTCCAAATAGCCCTTTTAAACGTGGGTCCCAGAGGTTAAGCAAACAAAGACAGTCTGGGCTGGACCACACCGAAGAGGATTTTAGCCTGACTTAACCCCTATGAGAGCGGGGTCTTGTTCAATTTTATGGGAATTTCAACAAGTAACAAATACAGGCGACCCTCAGCTCAGGGTCCCCTCCCGCCCCCTCCCTAGGCGCCTGTCAATCACTCTCCTGTCCCTCTGCGAGCGCCGCAGCCTGCCCTGGCCTCCCCACAGCCCGCGGTCGCCGTGGGGAGGGCGGGCCGCCGTGCAAGTCGCTTTGCCATCACCGCAGAAGGGATGTGGGCTGTCAGGGAAAGCGAGCAATTGCAAACTTTGCtctcttaaaaacaaaagaccCAAACCCTGAATAACGCTGATGTGCCTTCTGGGGAGAGGCGGCTGCAAAGCGGGTCGCCGTCTTACCGGCGTTTCGGCGTGGAGGAACGAGGGGACGAGATGCGTCTCCAGGTGGGCTCCACTGTGCCCACAGGACTCTGCTGCTGAGGTTTAAACCAACTTTTCGGAGACGTAGGGAGTCATTCCACGTGCTTTTTAGGGCCGGGGCGTGAGGCCGGCGGGTTCACAAGGGCATCCCCCGCCGAACTACGTACCTTCTCCATTAggaatttctgctttgctttgttgtttttgcttggatctttgttttcttttcttttccttcctttggattttttccccctctgtttgTTTGACTATTTGCGGCCACACAGTCCGCCACGCAGGGCCTGTGAGGCCACGCGTGGTGCAGGAGTAGGACTGGCCCGGGGAACGGGACTGGGAGgcagctgccccctcctcctgccagaCACTTGAGGTAAGAAAGCTGATTCCTGGAAGAGAAATTTTCATCCAGAAGCAGTTCGAGAATAcctcttcaaaacaaaaagcagagggagagagagcaaGGGTGCTGGTCCTCCCGGAGTTCCACTGCGGTTTCCGAGGCCTGGGCGGTTTAAATCCGAATTGTTTTTGTTCAAGGACGGGTACAGACGCATACGGACCGCTGGACGCTGTCTTAATGCCGACCACGAGCGTCTGTTTCCAGCAGCTCAGATTTAATGCCACCGCTGTGCAAAACGGTGTTTCTCCGCTTGTTTTTCCGTATCTGGGCCCAGGACTTTAGTGAAAGCCATACCCAGTCCTtgattaactgaaaaaaaatcaaaccaaaccctttattttctatttttaaatttttgagtGGATCCAATCCTTATTTGTGCATGATACGTAAAATCTCTGTGgcacaaatatttcagaagagtgaaaggagaaggggaaaaaggatcCGAGCTCTTTTATTTGTACTTATAACCAGCAATAATCTTTCTCCTCCTCGCCCCACTAAAGCAGTAGCAAGTGAAATTcgccttttcctttctcttagtTAAATGCAAAGCAAATTGCGTGGCAATCGGTGTTGATCGGTCAATAatactctgcccatgacagcgTCAGGGAGGACTTAAAACCGTGAATTTCTAACAGACCCAAGAATACGAGAGGTAAAAATTAGAAACAGGAGGCTGGGTTCTGCTAAAAGGATTTTGAAGCTGGGGGGCGAGGGGAGCCGGATTTTTTTCGCAGACTATTAAATCCTGCTAAATGATTGAATCAGGATTGTAATAAAGTGCCCCAGTTTATGGTGAGCATACCAGCAGGGTTATTAGAAAGCCGAGGAAATCCAGCGAAATAATCACTTTTATAAAGTGAGCTCTGCAGGGTGAAGGAGGGGACAATGCCGGAGGAGAACGGGCTGtgcgcgccgccggccgacgcCGCCAAAGGGTTCGGCTCCGCCATCCTGAGGAAAACCGGGGACGTTTCcctcctgtttttttctttttctttccccctttttttttttccctcctaccCCCTCACtctccatctctttcttttgctttttttttctcctcgcttttttttttttccccttgaccCTCGGTCATATTTGACAGGATCCCACTAGCCGAGTTTGACATCCACACGCCAAACCAAAACCCTCTCTGGCTCTACCCTGCGGGCCTTGCTCGGGCAATGCTCCTCTCCCCGCCGGATCCAGTAGGAATCCTGCCAGACCAAGGATCCCAGCACAGTCCTACGGCTCGGTGTTGGGGGTGGGGTGACGTTTCCCACGCGGCCCCCGAAAGGCTGCCTTAGGCTGTGGGAAATTACAATGGGAATTTGCAAGGTCATTTGCATGTCGGTGCCACGGATGTACTTGGCTTGTTGTTGACGAACCGTAGGGTGTATCTTATGTTTAGGAAAGCGCACACGCGAAAAGGCGTGAACGctcttacacacacacacataaataaatatatactgTATCAACACACACATGGATCGTGATTGGAATCCAACCTGCAGCCACTCAAACTAGAAGCAAAATCCTCCCAGGAACCGGGTAGGGATCGGGAAGAGCAAGGGAAGGTGGGAATCAGGTTCAAATGGCTGTGGTGCACGCAGGAAAACACGCAAGTGGCATCgtctcctccttctctctctctctcgcaCACACGCACAAAACACACTCCCTCATCTATCCCCCACACAGAGGCTGAACTACCCCTCCACGTTGCTAAGTACCCAGGCAGAGGGTAGACAGACAGCAGTGAGTGTGTGCCCACGCAggagggatgctcagggatgtCCGTGAGCCCGGGATGCGGCCGGGCACGTGTCCGTGGGCTTCCACCTCCGCATGCCGTCCTGTCCTCAGCCTGCGTGCCACACCGCGCTG encodes the following:
- the FOXF2 gene encoding LOW QUALITY PROTEIN: forkhead box protein F2 (The sequence of the model RefSeq protein was modified relative to this genomic sequence to represent the inferred CDS: deleted 2 bases in 2 codons), with amino-acid sequence MRRALPQPTAARRAEEVPGGQRLPPPPPSPFRAPPAPVPTPPGSPPSLPASPHPAPFPSLRQMTTESGQQRLEPPVPLRSCSPAPGALQMSRPPSSALETSTSSSSTSTSSSSSSAAAASSKSKKASSGLRRPEKPPYSYIALIVMAIQSSPSKRLTLSEIYQFLQARFPFFRGSYQGWKNSVRHNLSLNECFIKLPKGLGRPGKGHYWTIDPASEFMFEEGSFRRRPRGFRRKCQALKPMYRMMNGLGFGASILPQGFDFQAPPASLACHSSGYNLDMVPNAMASGYEGLSGGHHVPHMSPNPGSTYMASCPVTANGDYGPDSSSSPVPSSPAMASAIECHSPYTSPSAHWTASGASPYIKQQGLPAANAASSGIHSSVPSYSLEQGYLHQSPRDDLSVGLPRYQHHPSPVCDRKDFVLNFNGISSFHPSASGSYYHHHHHQSVCQDIKPCVM